The proteins below are encoded in one region of Belonocnema kinseyi isolate 2016_QV_RU_SX_M_011 chromosome 5, B_treatae_v1, whole genome shotgun sequence:
- the LOC117173455 gene encoding small nuclear ribonucleoprotein Sm D3: MSIGVPIKVLHEAEGHIITCETNTGEVYRGKLIEAEDNMNCQMQNITVTYRDGRTAQLENVYIRGSKIRFLILPDMLKNAPMFKRPGGKGSGTAGRGKSAILRAQARGRGRGQSQRGRGTGSAPWLNQQNQSGTTQPGRGRG, from the exons ATGTCGATCGGCGTCCCGATAAAAGTTCTTCACGAAGCCGAAGGACACATCATAACCTGTGAAACGAACACCGGTGAAGTTTATCGCGGTAAATTAATAGAAGCTGAGGATAATATGAATTGCCAAATGCAAAACATCACAGTAACCTACAGAGATGGACGAACGGCTCAACTCGAAAACGTTTACATTCGAGgctcaaaaattcgttttttgatacTACCTGACATGTTGAAGAATGCTCCGATGTTCAAGAGACCGGGCGGTAAAGGATCCGGGACGGCAGGGCGAGGAAAATCGGCGATTTTGAGAGCTCAAG CCCGAGGAAGAGGTCGAGGTCAAAGCCAGAGAGGTCGAGGCACAGGATCTGCGCCCtggttgaatcaacaaaatcAAAGTGGAACCACCCAACCGGGACGAGGACGAGGATAA